DNA from Arthrobacter sp. FW305-BF8:
CCCCTGGTGTGGGACGGGACAGCCCTGGACATCGGCGAGCCCGTGGTGGAATCAGCCAAGTTCGCCGTGAACGGGACCGGCTTCGTGGCCGGGCTGGCCGTGGGCGACGTCGTCTCACTGCACTGGGACTGGGTGTGCGACCGACTCTCCACCCACCAGCTGCAGCAGCTCAAGCACTTTACGGCGCGGCACCTCCGGATTGCCAACAGCGGCGTCGCACACCGCGGCGCAGCCATAGCGCTCGAACACTAGCGCTCGAACATCAGCGCCGGGCAGCAGCGCCCGGCCACAAACGCTGCGACCAGCGACGGCGGCCGGTTACGGTGACTGCGGCGCCGGACCGTCGGGATGCTCGGGGGTCTTGACGGCCGTCGCATCACGGGCGGACGACTCGCCGGCTGGCCGGCCGGCAGGCGAATCATCGGTTCCCGTGTGCTCGCGTCCCGGTTCGGTGCCCTCCTCCTTGATGACGTCCTCGCCCCGGCGGGTGGTGCTGACACCGACGTCAACCGGAGCCGGTGCCGCGTCTTCAGGGGTTTCGTCCGCTCCGGGCTGGGCGGGTTCCTTCAGCGGCGGTTCGCTGCCGAAGGCCCGGGCTGTCCCTGGTGCGGTGCCCTCTGCGGCGCCCGACGCGGTGCCCTGTTCTTCGCCCTTCCCGGCGACCGTTTCCTCGTCGGCGGGGTCAGGCTGGTTCGTGGGTGACATGCTGCTCTCCTTGTGGTGGTTGTGCGGGCTGGGATCCGGGACCGGTGTCCGCAGGGCGGCCCATCAGCTCCAGTCCTTCCATGGCCTGTTCTGCGCCCGCGGCGTCTACGCGTTCCAGCGCGAAGCCCATGTGGATCAGGACCCAGGTGCCGGGTTCCAGGGGCCCCTCATCCAGCAGCCCGATGTTGATCTTCCGGTGCACTCCGGCCACATCGACGAGTGCCAGTTGGCCGCCGTACCCCTCGAGGAGTTCAACGACCCTGCCGGGTATTCCGAGGCACATGTACGGACACCGCCTTACTTTGAAGTGGAAAACCGGCCTGGAGTGGAAGAGGCCCGGCCGAGCAGGGACTCGACGGCGGCGGCGGCCTTGGGCACCGCATCGGCCACCGCCGGCGAAAGGCCGATGCCTTCGGACAGGTCTGCGGGGACACAGCCCACCACGTACGTCACCGGCAGGCTGCCGCCCATGGACCGAAGCCGGCCCAGCACGGCCGCCGGGTCCATGCCGTGGGGATCGAGCATGGCCCTGCTGTCCAGGTCCGCCGCGCTGACCCGTAGCACGCGGATGCTGCCGGGAGCCCAGCTACCGTCCGCAGGCACCGTGTCCACGAGGACCAGGGTGCCGACGCCGGCCAAAAGATCGTAGGCCAGGTGCATGCCGCGGATGCCGTAGTCCACCACGCGGACGCCGGTAGCCAGCGGCTGCGGATGGTCGGCGAGGTGACGTGCCACCTCGGGGCCGAAGCCGTCGTCGTGCAGGAACATGTTCCCGACGCCGGCCACGAGGACGCCGCCGGCGGTCACATCCGCCGCACTTTCATGTACCGCCGGATGTCCGGAACTGCGCGGATTCCGACGTAGATGCCCCAGAGTGCCATCGCTGCAAGCACCGAAACCGTGGCCATTCCTATTGCCTTCATTACGGGTTTTCCTTTCCCTCCAGCGGCTCCAGTTCGTCAGGGGCGTAGTAGAAGGACCGGCCGTAGCCCTCGTGAAGATCGGCCGCCGGATCCTGCTCGAGGACGAGCCCGACGTGGGTGCTGCCGTCGACGTCGAAATGCACGCTGGTGACCCGCCCGGTCTGCCCGCCGAAGAACAGGTCCTGGGCGTCGGCGCGCCGGTTCGGGTGCACGCGCACCCGGCTGCCGCGGGCCACCGCGACGCCGTTGATCACGACGGCGTCCTGGTCCGGCCGGACACGGGCCTCCGCCTCCGGATTCCACCACGGAACGTCCTGGCTGGCCGTGCTCCACGATTCCGCCGGGGCATAGTCACCGGGATCCGCGGCGAACGCGCGCGGGTTCCGCAGGGCGCCGTGCAGCTGCTGCAGGTCCTCCGGCGACATCGCCTCACAGCGGTCGATGACGGCGGCGGCCCGCGAGTCCGTCGCCCGCGCCTCGGCCTTTTCCTCGTCGGTCAGCGTCAGTACCCGCAGCGTGAGGATCTCGTCGATCTCGGTGGAGTCATACAGCGCCACCGAACTTTCCGGGGCGACCGCGGGATGATCGTAAAGAATGATGGGCGAGATCAGCAGCACGTCGGTCTGGCCTTCGGGGCCGGCCAGCACGGGCCAGCAGCGGTGCTGGGAACACAGCCCGGCTGCAGGCTGTGCCCACCCGGGCGGGTCCAGCAGCGAGACGAAATCCCCGTCCCGCACGCCGAGCAGCACGTGGGCGCCGATGAAGGAGGCCGCGGCCGCGTCCTGCCGGTTCCCGGCCGGCAGGGGACCGGCCGGCAGCGGATGAGCCGTGTTGGCCGCGGTGATGCTGAGCCGCAGCAGCCCGCCGGAATCTTCGGCGGCATGCAGCCGCAGTTCTCCGCGGAGAGCACGACGGCGGCGCACCAGCCGGCCGGCCGGCCTCCCGGCGTCGTCCTTGAGTTCCTCGACGTCGAGTCCCTCGGGTACCTCCACCGGCAGGACCTGTCCGGCCCGGAGCTGGGCCACGGAGAACGGCCCGAACCCCACTTCCTGTTCTACGGCCTCGTCCCAGCTCAGCCAGTTCGCACCGCCCACGGTGAGGCTGTCCACGGGAGTGAACCCGCCGCCATCGTCCGCTTTTTCTGCCGTGCGCGTCTGCAGCTGCAGGAAGCGGAAATGGATTTCAAGCCCGGCCTCGGCGCCGGGGGCAAGCAGGCAGTCGGCGGACATGGACGGTTCCTCCCCGCTGCCGTCCTCCGCGGCGCCGGGCGGACCCAGGATCCCGAACTGCCAGCGGACCTGGTTCTTCTGGGCGGAGGCCCGGTAGGGGTAGAGCAGGTAGCCCTCGTAGAGGACGGCGTCCGCGACGGCCCGGGCAAGGGCCAGACTGGTGTTCATGGCCGTTCCCCGGAAACATCCGCGGTGGCCTGCGCGAGGAGTTTCTCCACCGCCGATTCCCACGACGTGAGGCCCTCGGCGGACTTGTACCGGGCGAGTGCTGCCAGGACGTCGCGGTCCAGGCGGATCCATCCGGCGTTCGGGAAGTACTGGTCCATGAGGCTGCGCCAAGCGGCGACGGGCAGTTTGTAGGACGCCTCGAGGTCCCACGGCACCTGTTCCACCGTGAACCCGGTCTGCCCTTTGGTGAACACGGTGCCGGAGAACAGCAGCTCCAGCGGTATCTCGCCGTCGCGCAGCGCATGCAGGTATTTGGCGGCGGCCACGTCGAAATCAAACGTGCAGGGCAGCGGGAGGTCCGCCTCGGTGCTGCCCGTGAAACCCTGCACCATGGTGCTGCACTGCATCCAGATGAACGACTTGAGCGTGCTGGGCCAGCGTCCGCGGTCTCCGAATAGGTCCAGCAGGCCCGTCTCCTCCTCGGGCGCGTACCCGCGGCGCTGGGGCAGGATCCGGACCTGGCAGCGCAGCGCCACGGCGTGCACCACGGCCCCGGTGCCTTCCGTCAGCTGCAGCCTGGCCGTCAGCTGCGGGGCGGCGGCGTAGGGTTCGGGCCGGATCTCCATCACGGCGAAGGAAAGCTCGGTCACCGGAAGCCTCCCGTGCCGGCGGAATCTGCCGGCGCCGGAACGCTGCGGCGGTTGATCCGGTCGAAGAAGGAGGCGAGCTCATCGCGTGCCTCCTGGCCGCCGTCGAACCCCCGCCAGAGGCGGCGCAGCCGGCCCACAAGCTCGTAGCAGGCGTCCACCGGAACGAGGTGGCAGTCCGCGGCGGCCCTGCCCGGGCCCGGGCCGCGGATCAGCAGCGCCTCCGTGTCCGGCGCCGCGAGGCCGAGGGCCGGGTTGCGGGCCAGCACGCTGTCCCAGGCGGCAAGCGGCAGTTCCGATTCGGTGGCCCCGGCCGGGCCCGGGTAGAACGCCACCGTGCGCCCGAGCTTGGAACTGCGGAAGAAAAACGCCAGGCCCACCGGAATTTCCAGTTCGTCCCACTGCCCAGGGCCGAGATCGAAGCCGGGGAAGGAGAAGTATCTGTCCGGCACCGAGCGGTAGCGCAGATGGGCGGTCGCATCGGTGAAGAGGAGGTAGCAGGGCCGGCAGGTGCACATCATGGCGTGGCTCCCCAAGTCCACCACGTGCTGGTGTGCCTCGGAAATCGGTTCGCCGCACATTTCGCAGCATTCCCCGGCGGCAGGAGCGGGCCGGTTCGCGGAAATCCGCCGCAGCAAGGCCACCGGCAAGGTGCCGTTGGCCTGGCCGGTTCCCGGGCCGCGCCCTGTACCTCCTCCGTTCTCCATGTTCATCTCAGCGGTCCTGTCCGCCGGCTGCCTGCAGTTCCGGGGCAATGCCGGGCGCCGGCGTCGCGATGGGCACGGACACGCCGGCTGCAGGTGCCGGTCCACGTGCCGCCTGAACGGACACCGCCGCAGACACCGGGGCCGGCTCCGCCGGGGCCGGCTCCGCCGGGGCCGGCTCCGCCGGTTCCGGTCCAGGCGCCGCCGGGACGGGTTCCAGCCCGGCCGGTGTCACCAGCGGGATTGCCTGCACCGGCGTCACGGCTGCCGGGGCTGCCGGTACCGGGGCAACCGCCAACGGCGCGGACTGCACGGACACCGTCGGGACCGCCACGGACATCACTCCGTTCCGGACCAGCAGCGGAAGCGGCTCCAGGTGCAGGTCCTTGTCCTCGAGGCAGGTGCCCGCCCGCCGCACGTCAAAGTGGCCGCGGCAGGTAGGGCAGGTGAGCAGGCCGCCGCCAACCGGTGCCGCGAGGGCGCGCTGCAGCACGGCGCCGGCCATGGAACCGGTGCAGCGCGGGCAGTAGTCGCGGTAGGCGTAGATGTCCTGGCCTGTCCGGCAGGCCAGCACCGCGTAGCCGCCGACCAGGAAGCCTGCCACCTCGCCGGGTTCGAGCCCGGCGATCTCCGGAACCGGTTCCCACGTGCCGCCGGACATGTCGTGCCAGGATTCGGCGGGCGTGCCGCCCGCCGGATTGTTCACCCGGACCAGCAACGAATCCACCGGAATCAGCGCCGGGGCGCCCGGCTGCTTTTCCGCTTCGACGACGTCGATGGCGGTCACCTCGGGGGCGGCGTTCTGGATGGCCTCCTCAACGGCGTACTTGAGCGTGACGGACGATGACGGGCACCCTTGGCAGGTGCCGAGCAGCTTGAGCCGCACCACGCCGTCGGGACTGATGCCTTCGAGCTCCACGTCGCCGCCGTGGGAGCCGAGGTAGGGCCGCACACTGTCCAGCGCCGCGGCCACCCGCGCCTCCAGCGAATGGGGGTGCAGCCCGTGGATCACCAGGAGGCCGGCCACCAGGCTGTCAGCGGTCAGCGCTTCCAGAGTGACGTCGTCGAGCTTTCCATGGGCCTGCAGGATCTCCATGATCCGCTGCAGTCCCGCGCCGTAAAGGTCTGTCACCTGCCGGACCAGGTCCTCGGCACGGCCGCGGGCCACCGCCCCGCCGGCGCCGAGGGCGTCAAGGAGTGTGCCTATTTGGTCGCCGCTCTGCAGCGCCGGCCGGTCCCCGCCGAGCATGGCCTACTCGCCGGTCAGGGTCTGGGTGGGGGAGTGGAGCATGTCCAGCGTCTGCCCGTTGCCCAGGTACATGTGGACACCGCAGGGCAGGCAGGGATCGAAGCTGCGGACGGTCCGCATGATGTCGATGCCCTTGAAGTGCTCGCGGTCGTTCTCCTCGAAGATCGGCTGCCCCTGGACCGCGTCCTCATAGGGGCCGGCCACACCGTTGGAGTCGGTGGGGCTGGCATTCCATGGAGTGGGCGGGTAGGGGTGGTAGTTGGCGATCTTGCCGTCGCGGATCACCATGTGGTGGGACAGGACTCCGCGGACCGCCTCGGTGAAGCCGCAGCCGATGCCTTCATCCGGGACCTCGAAGGTTTCCCACGTCTTGGTGCGTCCGGCCCGGATCTCCTCGAGGGCCTTTTCCGCGAAGTGCAGCGCCGCAGCCGCGGCGTAGGCCTGGAAGTAGGTGCGGGCGCGGTTGCGTTCGAGCGTGTTGCTCCACTGCGGGATGTTCCACTCGAACGTGACGGGCCCCTTCAGAGCGGTCTTGGGCAGGTTGATCTGGACGCTCCTGCCGGTGGCCTTGAGGTAGCCGATGTCCACGAGTCCGGCGAGCGCCGTGGCCCAAAGCCGTGCGAGTGGGCCGCCGCCGGTGTCCAGGGCGAGGTTGTCCTGGCCGTCGAACCAGCGCGGGGACATGACCCAGCTGTACTTGTCCGAGAGGTCGCGCTTCTGCGGCCGCGGGTTGGTGTGCTGGTTCCACGGATGCCTGCGGTCCACCGGGTTGCCCAGCGGATCGTGGGTAACGAACATTTCCTGGTCTTCCCAGTCCTCGTAGTACGAAGAGCCGAGCATGATTCGCAGGCCCAGGTTGATGCGCACCAGGTCGGTGGTGACCAGTTTGCCATCCACCACCACGCCCGGGGTGACGAACATCTTCCGGCCCCACTCGGTCATGTCCTTGTATTCGAAGTTGCAGTAGTCCGGGTCCTGCAGCGACCCCCAGCAGCCCAGCAGCGTCCGCCGCAGCCCCACCTGCTCATAGCCCGGCAGTGCCTCGTAGAAGAAATCGAACAGGTCGTCGTGCATCGGGACGACCTTCTTCATGAACTCCACGTAGCGCATGAGCCGCGTGAGGTAGTCCGTCATCAGCTGGATGGTGGCCACCGTCCCCACGCCGCCCGGATAAAGCGTGGAGGGGTGCACATGGCGGCCCTCCATGAGGCAGAACATCTCGCGGGTGGCGCGGCTGACCTGCAGGGCCTCCCGGTAGAACTCGCCGGTGAAGGGGTTCAGCGAGCGCATGATGTCGGCGATGGTCCGGTAACCGTGGTCCGCCTCATGCGGTGCCCGGGTGTTTTCGGCCTTGGCGAGGACGCCGGGGTTCGTTTCGGAGACCATCTTTTCGCAGTAGTCCACGCCAACGAGGTTTTCCTGGAAGATGTTGTGGTCGAACATGTACTCGGCGGCTTCGCCCAGGTTGACGATCCATTCGCCCAGGCTCGGGGGCTTGACGCCGTAAGCCATGTTTTGCGTATAGCAGGAGCAGGTGGCATGGTTGTCGCCGCAGATCCCGCAGATGCGGCTGGTGATGAAGTGGGCGTCCCTTGGGTCCTTGCCTTTCATGAAGAGGGAGTAGCCGCGGAAGATCGAGGAAGTGCTCTTGCATTCCACGACCTGGTTGTTCTCGAAATCGATCTTTGTGTAGATGCCGAGGCTGCCGACGATCCTGGTGATGGGATCCCAGTTCATTTCCACCAGGTTGCTGTTGCCCGCTCCGCTTCCGGAACCCATGGGAATTGTTGACGTCATTGTCTTCTTCGCCTGTCTGGAATGGGGTGGTTACCAGGTGCGCCGGGCCCCGGTGAGGAGCTCGGGTCCGGGCCGGCGCCACTTGGGCTCCTGGTCCAGGGTGTGCGTCGTGATGCCCCTGAGCGTCCGGATGGCGGAGCCGTAGGGCCGGATGGTGCTGGTGGAAAGCTTGCCGCCGGGAGGCTCATCCATGAAGGGCATGAACTTGTCCGGGAAGCCCGGCATGGTGCAGCCGATGCAGATGCCGCCGACGTTGGGGCAACCGCCGATGCCGTTCATCCACCCGCGCTTAGGCACGTTGCACTTCACCACGGGGCCCCAGCAGCCGAGCTTGACGATGCACTTGGGGGAGCCGTACTCGGTGGCGAAGTCGCCCTGCTCGTAGTAGCCGGCCCGGTCGCAGCCCTCGTGGACCGTCTTGCCGAACAGCCAGGTGGGTCGCAGTGCCTCATCCAGCGGAATCATCGGTGCCTGGCCGGTGGCCTGATAGAGCAGGTACGTCATGGTTTCGGAGAGGTTGTCAGGCTGGATCGGGCATCCGGGCACGCACACGATGGGGATGCCGGCCTTGGACTTCCAGTCGTAGCCGAGGTAGTCCGGCACACCCATGGCGCCGGTTGGGTTGCCGGCCATGGCGTGGATGCCGCCGTAGGTTGCGCAGGTTCCGGCGGCAATGATCGCGGTGGCCTTGGGTGCCAGGCGGTCCAGCCACTCACTGGTGGTGATGGGCTGGCCGGTCTCGAGGTCGTTGCCGAACCCGCACCAGTAGCCGCCGGGGTCATGGAGCTTCTCGTTGGGAATGGATCCCTCGACCACCAGCACGAACGGTTCAAGTTCGCCCCGGTCCGCCTTGCGGAACCATTCCAGGAAGTCGTCGGCCCCTTCCTGCGGGCCGCATTCAAAGTCGATCAGTGGCCAGTGCATGGCGATCTTCGGCAGGCCGGGCAGCGCCCCGAGGGCGATTTCCTCGACGCTCGGCTGGGTGGCCGCGGTCAGGGCCACCGAGTCGCCGTCACAACTGAGCCCTGCGTTGATCCACAGCACGTGGATAAGGGCTTCTTCGGCCTTGAGGGAAGTTTCCGTAGGCATCGTTGCCTCTTTCAGTGCCCCTGCTGGGGTTCAGTGTGCTTGTGTCAGGGTGCCGGTCAGGGGTTCTGACGCGGCTGTCCCGGAGGTTGGCGCCGCCGCTTGGGGGGTGGCGCCGTCGAGCCAGCCGTACCAGGCGGCGAGGCCTTCGCCGGTGGCGGCGGACAGCGTGAGGAATTCGGCCCGCGGATTGATCTGCCGGATCCGGTGCAGGCATCGGTCGACGTCGAACTCGACGTAGGGGAGCAGGTCCGACTTGTTGACGATCACGAGGTCGGCTGCCATGAACATGTGCGGGTATTTCTGGGGTTTGTCATCACCTTCCGTTACCGAGACGATCACCACCTTGGCCGTTTCGCCGAGGTCAAACAGCGCGGGGCAGACGAGGTTGCCCACATTTTCAATGAAGACCGTGGAGCCCGGCTCTGGCGACAGCGCGTCGAGGCCGTGCCGCAGCATGTCGGCGTCGAGATGGCAGCCGGCTCCCGTGTTGATCTGGATGACCGGGCGCCCGGTGGCGCGGATGCGGTCAGCGTCGAGGGACGTCTCCTGGTCCCCTTCGATGACTCGCGCGTCCAGGCGCCTGCCCAGTTCGGTCAGCGTGCGGACCAGGAGGGTGGTCTTGCCGGCACCCGGTGAACTCATGACGTTGAAAGCCCGCACCCCCCGGCCGGCAAGCCAGCCGCGGTTCGTGGCGGCCAGCAGGTTGTTCTTGGCCAGCAGATTCTGCTCGAGCACGATGGTTTCTGGGCCCGCCGCCGCATGGTGGTGCCCGTCCGTGTGCCCTTGGGGGGAGTGGTCGTGGGTGTACGTGCGCCCGTGCTCATCGGTGTGGCTGTGCGGGTGCCCCTGCCCGGGTGTGTGCAGTTCGCCTGCGAGGTTTGAAATGCGGGTGCCGGCCTCGTCGCCGCAACCGCATGTTGTACACATGCCCTATGCCACCTCCACGGACATCAGCATCAGCTCGCGGCCGCTGAGGACTTCGACGTCCGCGCTTCCGCAAGGGCAAAGCAGAATGAGATCGCTCAGGGTGAATTCGTCCTGGCAGCTGCGGCACCGTCCGCGGCCCCGCGGTTCGTCGATCTGCAGCCGCGCGCCAGCCAGCGGGGTGCCGGCCGCTGCCACGTCAAAACAAAAACGCACGGCATCAGCCAGTACGCCGGAAAGGGGACCGATCCTAAGGTTGACCGCAGTGACCGTCCGTTCACCTGTGCGGTCCAGAACGGCGTCGACAAGGCCCTGCGTGATGGAGAGTTCGTGCATGATCGCGCCCCTTTTTGCCAAGATAGGCTCGCGCCAGAGAAAACGCAACCGTCCGGATTTCCGCCCGCCGTTCGCCGGTTCGAACGGACAGCTACGGCCCTGCCGGAGCCGGATTTTGGGGCCACAGGTGTCCGTTCGCGCTGTGTCCTTCCCACCCTTCGCTAGGGTTGGAGGATGCCGTCCTTTCAGACCAGACTCAAGATCACCGGGCTGAAGCCGGGCAACCCTCCCGAAGCCGTAATGGACACCGCCGTGGAGGCGCTGGGGTCGCGGCATCATGTGGAGTCGCACCAGCTGGAACTGGCCGGGGGCGTGCCGCAGCTTAACCTGCGCTTCCTCGTGGAGCCCACCGAATACAACGGTGAGAACAGCGCGGCGCGGGAATCGGCAGCAGTGATGCGCGACGCCGTCGAACGCGTTGCGCTGACAGGCTCGCTTTCGGTACTCCGCCGCAGCCGCGGCCGCTGGGCGCCCGTCTAACGCTTACGTGTTGAAAGCTTAGGCGCCCGGGGCCTGGGTGCCCGGCTCGGGGGCACCGCCCGGCTCGTCCACGGGGGAGCGGTCGCCCTGCCGGCGCGTGACGATCAGACCCACGACGGCGCCAATCACCAGGCCAACGGCCACACCGATCAGCGAACTCGCCCAAAAGGGCAGCCCCGTTGCGGAGCCCGTGAAGAAGCCGAGGCCCACGAGCCACGTCGCCCACAGCACCGCTCCCAGCCCGGCGCACAGGCTGAAGCCCCGGGTGGAGACGTCGGCGATGCCTGCGGCGGCCGATGTCGCGAGCCGCCCTCCCGGGATAAACCGAGCCCCGATGATGGTGCCGTAAGCGGAGGACCGGCCCGCCTTGGCGATGGCCTCGTGGATGCCGCGGTGGATCTTCCGGCCCCACGTCCAACGGTCCAGGATGTGGCTCAGCCGGCGCTTGAACAGCTGGAACACCACAACGTCGCCCAGCCACGACGCGGAGGCGGACAGGAAGCCCACCAGGAACAGGTTTGCCCGTCCCTCGGCAGACAGGGCACCGCCCGTGATCAGGACCATCTCGGACGGGATGGGCGGAAAAATGGCATCGCCCAGGACGGCCGGAATGATCCAGAAGTAGATCGCCGTGCTCCACGTGTCCGGATTGCCGAAGTCCATTTGCACAACGTACCCCACACGGAGCGGGAACGCGCGGGGCGGACAGTTGGCGGAACTCCTACACCCGACGGAACTCCTATGCGTGGCGGAACACCTATGCGTGGCGGAGCCCTACGCCCTGGACGGTTCGCAATGCCACACTGGCTCCATGCGGATAGAGATCGTTGAGGGTGACATCACCGGACGGCCGGTGGACGCTGTGGTAAATGCCGCCAACTCTTCGCTGCTGGGCGGCGGGGGCGTGGACGGGGCGATCCATCGGGCCGCCGGGCCGGAACTGCTGGCGGCCTGCCGCGAGCTGCGGGCAACGACCCTCCAGGACGGTCTGCCGGTGGGCGCTGCCGTGGCCACCCCGGGGTTCGGGCTGCCGGCCCGCTGGGTCATCCACACCGTCGGGCCCAACCGCCACGCCGGGCAGACCAACCCCGCGCTGCTCGCGTCCTGTTTTACCGAGAGCCTGCGGGTTGCCGAGGGCCTGGGTGTCCGGTCGCTGGCCTTTCCCGCGGTAGGCGCGGGGGTCTACGGCTGGGACGCCCGCCAGGTGGCGCGGGTGGCATTCGACGCCGTCCGATCGTACGCCGCACGCTACGAAGAAGGCGGAGAGCAGGGCGTGGAGTTGGTGGAGTTCGTGCTTTTTGGCCCGGAAACCGTGGCGGACTTTCGGTATGTCCTTGAACGTGCTCCCTAGCGGATTAGGTTCGGCTGGGACGTCGGCCTGGCTAGCGGACTTCGCTGAGTTGGAGGCGGCTGCGGTACTCGACGGGTTCCTTAGTGATGGGGTCCACGAACCGGATGCCACGTGCCAGCAGCTGGAGCGGCTTGGTGTAGTCGTCGGGCGCCTTGTCCAGCAGTTCGGGGTAGAACGAATCGTGCAGGATGCCCAGCCCCAGAGAAGCCATGTGCACGCGTAGCTGGTGGGTTTTCCCGGAGTGCGGTTCGAGCCGGTAGAGGCCGCGGCGTCTTGCCCCGGCTGTCGGATGGCCAGCGCCATCAGCGCCGTCGAACGTCCGCAGCAGGTCAATTCGGGTCTCCGCGTTCGGCTCGCCGTCGATGACCTCCGCCAGAAGGTAGCTGCGGGACTTCGTCATGCGGTTGCGGACCACCACCGGGAAGTCGACGGCGGGATGTCCGGCAGCCGGTTCAGCCGCGGACACGCACTCGTACTCCTTCTGGACCTGGCGCTTCTCGAAGAGAACCTGGTACTTACCCCGTGTCTCAGGGTTGGTGGAGAGCAGGAGGATGCCTGCCGTCATGCGGTCCAGGCGGTGCATCGGGATCAGGTCCGGGAGGTCCAGCTGGTTGCGGAGGCGGACCAGCGCCGATTCCTGGATGTACGTGCCGCCGGGGGTGGTGGGCAGGAAGTGCGGTTTGTCCACCACCAGGATGTGCTCGTCCTGGTGCAGGATGTTCAGCTCCACAGGCAGCCGGGTTTCCGGCGGGAGCGTGCGGTAGTACCAGATGAAGGTGTGGTCCTCGAGCCGGGTGCCGCGGTGCAGGGGGATGCCGCCC
Protein-coding regions in this window:
- a CDS encoding HypC/HybG/HupF family hydrogenase formation chaperone, which gives rise to MCLGIPGRVVELLEGYGGQLALVDVAGVHRKINIGLLDEGPLEPGTWVLIHMGFALERVDAAGAEQAMEGLELMGRPADTGPGSQPAQPPQGEQHVTHEPA
- a CDS encoding hydrogenase maturation protease, with protein sequence MTAGGVLVAGVGNMFLHDDGFGPEVARHLADHPQPLATGVRVVDYGIRGMHLAYDLLAGVGTLVLVDTVPADGSWAPGSIRVLRVSAADLDSRAMLDPHGMDPAAVLGRLRSMGGSLPVTYVVGCVPADLSEGIGLSPAVADAVPKAAAAVESLLGRASSTPGRFSTSK
- a CDS encoding phage tail assembly protein; protein product: MNTSLALARAVADAVLYEGYLLYPYRASAQKNQVRWQFGILGPPGAAEDGSGEEPSMSADCLLAPGAEAGLEIHFRFLQLQTRTAEKADDGGGFTPVDSLTVGGANWLSWDEAVEQEVGFGPFSVAQLRAGQVLPVEVPEGLDVEELKDDAGRPAGRLVRRRRALRGELRLHAAEDSGGLLRLSITAANTAHPLPAGPLPAGNRQDAAAASFIGAHVLLGVRDGDFVSLLDPPGWAQPAAGLCSQHRCWPVLAGPEGQTDVLLISPIILYDHPAVAPESSVALYDSTEIDEILTLRVLTLTDEEKAEARATDSRAAAVIDRCEAMSPEDLQQLHGALRNPRAFAADPGDYAPAESWSTASQDVPWWNPEAEARVRPDQDAVVINGVAVARGSRVRVHPNRRADAQDLFFGGQTGRVTSVHFDVDGSTHVGLVLEQDPAADLHEGYGRSFYYAPDELEPLEGKENP
- the hypB gene encoding hydrogenase nickel incorporation protein HypB, which produces MCTTCGCGDEAGTRISNLAGELHTPGQGHPHSHTDEHGRTYTHDHSPQGHTDGHHHAAAGPETIVLEQNLLAKNNLLAATNRGWLAGRGVRAFNVMSSPGAGKTTLLVRTLTELGRRLDARVIEGDQETSLDADRIRATGRPVIQINTGAGCHLDADMLRHGLDALSPEPGSTVFIENVGNLVCPALFDLGETAKVVIVSVTEGDDKPQKYPHMFMAADLVIVNKSDLLPYVEFDVDRCLHRIRQINPRAEFLTLSAATGEGLAAWYGWLDGATPQAAAPTSGTAASEPLTGTLTQAH
- a CDS encoding DUF5947 family protein, with translation MNMENGGGTGRGPGTGQANGTLPVALLRRISANRPAPAAGECCEMCGEPISEAHQHVVDLGSHAMMCTCRPCYLLFTDATAHLRYRSVPDRYFSFPGFDLGPGQWDELEIPVGLAFFFRSSKLGRTVAFYPGPAGATESELPLAAWDSVLARNPALGLAAPDTEALLIRGPGPGRAAADCHLVPVDACYELVGRLRRLWRGFDGGQEARDELASFFDRINRRSVPAPADSAGTGGFR
- a CDS encoding nickel-dependent hydrogenase large subunit, which translates into the protein MTSTIPMGSGSGAGNSNLVEMNWDPITRIVGSLGIYTKIDFENNQVVECKSTSSIFRGYSLFMKGKDPRDAHFITSRICGICGDNHATCSCYTQNMAYGVKPPSLGEWIVNLGEAAEYMFDHNIFQENLVGVDYCEKMVSETNPGVLAKAENTRAPHEADHGYRTIADIMRSLNPFTGEFYREALQVSRATREMFCLMEGRHVHPSTLYPGGVGTVATIQLMTDYLTRLMRYVEFMKKVVPMHDDLFDFFYEALPGYEQVGLRRTLLGCWGSLQDPDYCNFEYKDMTEWGRKMFVTPGVVVDGKLVTTDLVRINLGLRIMLGSSYYEDWEDQEMFVTHDPLGNPVDRRHPWNQHTNPRPQKRDLSDKYSWVMSPRWFDGQDNLALDTGGGPLARLWATALAGLVDIGYLKATGRSVQINLPKTALKGPVTFEWNIPQWSNTLERNRARTYFQAYAAAAALHFAEKALEEIRAGRTKTWETFEVPDEGIGCGFTEAVRGVLSHHMVIRDGKIANYHPYPPTPWNASPTDSNGVAGPYEDAVQGQPIFEENDREHFKGIDIMRTVRSFDPCLPCGVHMYLGNGQTLDMLHSPTQTLTGE
- a CDS encoding hydrogenase expression protein HypE, translated to MPTETSLKAEEALIHVLWINAGLSCDGDSVALTAATQPSVEEIALGALPGLPKIAMHWPLIDFECGPQEGADDFLEWFRKADRGELEPFVLVVEGSIPNEKLHDPGGYWCGFGNDLETGQPITTSEWLDRLAPKATAIIAAGTCATYGGIHAMAGNPTGAMGVPDYLGYDWKSKAGIPIVCVPGCPIQPDNLSETMTYLLYQATGQAPMIPLDEALRPTWLFGKTVHEGCDRAGYYEQGDFATEYGSPKCIVKLGCWGPVVKCNVPKRGWMNGIGGCPNVGGICIGCTMPGFPDKFMPFMDEPPGGKLSTSTIRPYGSAIRTLRGITTHTLDQEPKWRRPGPELLTGARRTW
- a CDS encoding DUF6084 family protein, with amino-acid sequence MTELSFAVMEIRPEPYAAAPQLTARLQLTEGTGAVVHAVALRCQVRILPQRRGYAPEEETGLLDLFGDRGRWPSTLKSFIWMQCSTMVQGFTGSTEADLPLPCTFDFDVAAAKYLHALRDGEIPLELLFSGTVFTKGQTGFTVEQVPWDLEASYKLPVAAWRSLMDQYFPNAGWIRLDRDVLAALARYKSAEGLTSWESAVEKLLAQATADVSGERP
- a CDS encoding DUF6893 family small protein; its protein translation is MKAIGMATVSVLAAMALWGIYVGIRAVPDIRRYMKVRRM
- a CDS encoding NifU family protein, with the translated sequence MLGGDRPALQSGDQIGTLLDALGAGGAVARGRAEDLVRQVTDLYGAGLQRIMEILQAHGKLDDVTLEALTADSLVAGLLVIHGLHPHSLEARVAAALDSVRPYLGSHGGDVELEGISPDGVVRLKLLGTCQGCPSSSVTLKYAVEEAIQNAAPEVTAIDVVEAEKQPGAPALIPVDSLLVRVNNPAGGTPAESWHDMSGGTWEPVPEIAGLEPGEVAGFLVGGYAVLACRTGQDIYAYRDYCPRCTGSMAGAVLQRALAAPVGGGLLTCPTCRGHFDVRRAGTCLEDKDLHLEPLPLLVRNGVMSVAVPTVSVQSAPLAVAPVPAAPAAVTPVQAIPLVTPAGLEPVPAAPGPEPAEPAPAEPAPAEPAPVSAAVSVQAARGPAPAAGVSVPIATPAPGIAPELQAAGGQDR